From the Porites lutea chromosome 5, jaPorLute2.1, whole genome shotgun sequence genome, the window aaaaaaaaaagggttttgaGGGTTTTATTCGCTAGGAAAAACTTGTGAACAATTACTGAGTATAACTCTGTTTATTTGTAAGATAATGTGTGCACTCGGCACACTGGTtttgattattatcatttttttctagTCTGTTTTTCTTAAATGGCGTCAACAAGTCccgattttcaattttttttaaacacaaacTGGAGTGAAGctctaaataatttattaaaacaataaaacgttGGCCTAGCTTTAAATATATAATCTACCTTATTCGAAAAGATTCATTCAaagttacattttttattaacaATTTTAAATGACAGTATACTAACTGACTTACCGCTTTAAATGTTCTCTGTTCGAAATAAACACTTCTGTCAGTGCAAAATATGTTAACAGTTCTCTATGAGACGTCATGTAAATTATTGATGAGATAAAACTCTGTTGATTGATTTTCGTCTTCAAAAACACAGCTCTTTTACGCTCTCcagagtgaaaagaaaaaaccgtCTTTTTTTGTGAGTCTGGCCAGATGGTTTTGACTAGTGTTTCATTGCCAAGTAAAACGCGATACTATGCATTTTCCCCCTATTTGTTTGCTCGCCCGTTTTTCCCAAGAACTCAGTGTTAATTTACTATAGCAACTACAATTCGTCCTCTAAATTATTAGAGTTTATTTAGTTTCTGTTTTCTAACCCCGATCTTACGTTGATCTCTTCGCTCACGTTCGCTCGCAAGGATGATCTTATGCAGCATTGAAAAAGCTTATGGTTTAGgtctttcagtttttatttataGAAAGAAGCTAATAACAGGGCTCACATTATTCTATCTATCGATGAGGACGTTTTAGAAAGGAAAATGAGTTTATCACATGCGCGCAGATGTAAGACCGCTGAACCTCCAgtaatggccacctctccacaacggccgcTTTTTTGGGCGGACATTTCATACTTTGACTCTTTTTTAAACCTCtgtacaacggccacctctctataACGGCcccggccactttcttctgtccccgaGGTAGCCTTTGTGGGGAGGTTTAACTGTACTTTGTGCATCTCAAGCAAGTGGTAAGTTTTAAGCCTGGTACCACGATTGCTCACAGTTATGATTTCATATTACCTCTTCTATAAGTTAGCCGCTCGACTTCTCTTTTTGTGTCTCGTTTCAAAAAACGCGTTAACCAAAGGATTGACTGCCAAATTAGCGACCAACAAGACGGTAACTACCAGTGCAAGATTATCAGACATGTCTCAAACAAACACGGTTCTCAGGATTAGATAGTCTTTTACTAGATGACATGCCAAGAAAAACACCACTATAGCAATAATGAGGCGTGCTGAGTTGTGTTTACGTCTTATAGGCGGAGCTTATGACGTCAGCGACACCCTAGTATGCAGTTTCTTCCTGAGAGACTCCATTGCAGAAATGGGGCGTGACTGTGCGCGAATTACGGTCAGAATACGTACAACAGCATAGACAAGCAGAACTgaacaaaatatgtcaaaaccAGAGACACCAGGTAGACGCAGCACTTTTAAAACAGTGAGTGAGCTCGTGGGCGTACATTTCCAGGGAAAGATACAGCGATATCAACAAGGGAATTGCCCATGCAAACAGAATGACCCTTCCAGGACGTCTCACAGTGATAGACGTTATGTATTTAAAGGGGATGAACGATAGCTGTGTAACGATCCCAAGTTAAAACGCAGAGATTTGCAACCGAAGAGTGAACGAGAAACCAGTACGCTGCTATGTATATTGTCTTGTTACAGTTCGCATTATAGATGAAGCAAATATAACCGCTGGGAAAAGCAACAATTCCAACGCCCAGATCAGCAACTACCAGGGAAAACACAAGTAACCACCCCGAAACATTGAGCCAAACGTCCATGTCAGAACAGTTTAATTTACAGATTGTTTTACAGTTTCAACCTTTAACAAACTTTTGAAACTGCTGAATACCCAGTTACTCTTGAGGTCACTTAATTCATTGATGTGTGCCGAAAGCTTTGCAAAACGCAGCGTAGTAAAAATGCCCTAGAGAGGCCGTCATAAACTTTTATGTTATTCAATGCCATACTCACGATAACAACATTGACGTTCTTCGTTttataaacaagttttacagtgTCAGTTTATCTTGCCAGACGCATCGACTCCGTCACAATTATCGTATGTAAATTAGTTCTTCTGAAACAACCTAAGTAGTAAGTTTGCGAACATTAACTGAAAGGCTTTTTAGAGTATGATTATTAGGATATGTGTCAAGGTTCCTTTTTGGCGGGAGACCGAGTCAAAGTCTTAAAATTCAATTACCACTAAAGGCAATTAAACTCCGTAGATAATAAGCCTAtttaaggaaaaacaaaacaaaacaaaacaaaacaaaacaaacaaaaaagggtTTGAATTTTGTCACATTACAACCGAAAAGTCGTCACCActtaaaaagaaagtaaatgaaACCATTACTTAGTCTTCTTTCATATAAATAATGCATAGGCTGGTACTCATGGTTGACCAGTATAACGTATTTTCTAAGAAAGCTGAGTGCACGTCTAATGGGCTTAGCCATTTCTGTGCGTAGGAGGAATCAAGGTCAGGGATAAGAAAGCAGGGGCACTCATCGACGGTTAACCCCTAAATACACTGGCTATAGGCTATCCAAAATGCATTCTTAGcggtgctataaaatttgtttctggTCGCTTATCTTATAGCAGGCTGAGTCTTTTCGAATTATAAGGACTTCAGTCTtattttcccggaaaattttAAATCCAATTTAATGCTTTAGGTGGTATCTGCTTCTTTGAAGAAATATTCACAGAAAGCAGTCGTTGGATGCCACTCAGAAAGGCAGCACAGAGCGCGAGAAAGGTGGACGGTTAAGTGTCTAGGTGCCATACAGGAAGCTTTTGTTGATGAATAAACACTTAATAATTATTCTACGAGTGCGCGTTgtatatgagatggtagatagccaaaGGCGAGGCACCGTAGCGCCAAGATgactataatcatctcatatccaacaagcgcgagtggaataattgtttttattaaaaacgcccacaaaatatcgagaattcttcccggctttatttgtaattacaaccgattttcagcttgttttgaatttgaagcagacgcgtacagttttcatatttgcatggtataattgctcatataccataagccaatcagagctctagaatttcagtaatgattcagtttttaataattatcattatcccCTTTTCAAAGTGGTACCTTCTAATAGAGCCTTCATCGGtaatcaacaaattttgtattGAATAGGCCTTGAAAGGCACAATTTCTAATGTTTTAACTACGTGCGATGAAAGCATCATCAATCTAAGTAATTATTGAGAATTTTTTGATAGCCCAGAATTACAGTTTAATAATGAGCAGCTTGATTAGGAAACGTATTAAGGAGCCGCAGTAAGGAAATGTCAATGAGCTAAGTCTATTATTCGCCAGTCGTCaaattttccatttcatttgcatttttgccATTACCAGTTGGCAATCTTTCCCCTGAGTTTGAATTTTTGGCCCAAGAGGCCCCTCTTAACTTGTTATTTTACTGAATGTTTTCCAAACCCCTGAAGAATTCGAAAGAATCGTGCCAGATTCGCCACTGTCGCTGGCGAGTGCATTTCTGGGAAAAAGTGCGAAAATCTGCCCTGATTCTGGCCATATACTGACTAAAAAAACGAGCTGCTGAGGAGGCAACAGCTGCAGCAAGGGAAACTAGTTAGATAGCCAAGGTTACCCCACCTCATATCATTTCGTGATTTCTCGCCAGTATCTGTGTAAAATTTCAGTGTTCAGAGCAGATGAAgtgtaaattataattttattagtGACAGATAAGTCACCTTCATTAGTCATTAATGCTATGCGTGATTGTTCCAAGCGGCTGATAAATGGTAAAAAAGGCGATGTGGAGCTATCACCTTGACCAGCACATAACAAGAAGTGTTGCTTATGATAAACTAACAACGCCTCAAAATAATCGTTAAGTCAGCGCGTATCTTACTTAATTACTCTTGAAGATGAAGGTTTGGTTTTATATTTGTGGGTGGTTGGTTTCCGTCTTAATTATCCTGTAGCTAAAACTCGCCGTCTACATTCCCAGTTCAATTGGTTACTGTTGTTCTTGGCAGTAGCTGATTTTGGCGTAGGAATTGTAATCATCTTCCTATCCAGTTATGCATCCTTAATGGAACCAATCAACTGCAGCGACGGCCTTTAACAAATGGATGAATATAGCTGCTTATTGGTTTCTCGTTCACTCTTCAGTAGCAAATCTCTGCATTTTAACATGGGATCGCTACACAGCAATCGTCCTTCCCCTTAAAAACATTACTTTCATCGTCGTGAGACGCGCTGGAAGAATCATCTTGTTGGCATGGCTGATTCCCTTATTGATCGATATCGCTTTACCTCTCTTTCTTGGAATGTTCGTCTCAAGCTCACCCACTCTTTCTAAAGTACTGCGTCTAActgtaggctcgattaccagccgctgttccggaaaatgagcccgcactcatcaaaaccggacccgggagacggcggaaatcgagcctagtcTAATTTTGTGTCTCAGGTTTTGACATATTGTTTTCAGCTCTCCTTATCTATGCTGATGTCCGTATTCTAGCCGTAGTTCGCAAGCAATCACTGCAGAATTCTGCAATGGAGTCTCTCAGGAAGGAACTTTAACTGGGGCGTTGACAACCGGCAGCTCCCCCTGGAAGACATAAACACAACTCAGCACGCTTCATAATTGCTATAGTGGTGTTTTTCTTGGCATTTAATGTAGTAAAAAAACTATCTAATCCTGAGAATCATCTTTTTTAGACGTGTCTGACAATGTTGCACTGATAGTCATCGTTCTCTTGGTCGCCAATTCAGCGGCGAATCCGTTAGTTTACTAGCCTGTTCCACGTGTCATCCGAAAGTGGAGCGCGAgaaaaaattcacgaagaaaaaaagattCCATTTATTTTGGCATTAGCTACATATGAATATAACAACAATATACAAGAAATTTATAATACATTAAAGATAATGTACACTATTCTAActatattatttacaaaattaaatgtttaaaAGGGTAATGACAAGGAAGCCTACACAGAAGCCGAGGGCTTATACACTATAGGCGTTCTAGAACTATAAGGTAAACCATGTGAGTTAAAAGTACTGAATGAAAAATGggtaatttttaaaagtaaagaaaagaaaagaaaaagaaaaaaagaaaaggtatgTGCCTTAACAAAGAGTATATTTGGCtaagaaagaaggaatttttAAAGTCTTTTGCCAAACAAACTGATACTTTCACTGATTTGAATTTCACGACTTGACGAATTGAAAAACTCAGTTAGGTCGACCATGAAACTGAATTgggaattttcgaaaattggttcgaccatgaggcaccttgttgtggtggtggactatctggtaATTGTCTACAAATTATTcactttaaattttaatttttaacaaacccCAAACccaatattttccaatttttccaaAGTTTTAAACATTCCCCCTCCCCTAATTTatatacattaaaaaaatgcaaaaactcatctaaaaattctcaaaaaaaaatattgaatcaAGGACTCCGACTTTTTGATTGAATGAAGTTTTGGTtagatatttaagaaaaagggtGGAACAATGCTTTTAATCAGACTCTTTTCTTAAAACTGTTTGCCAGTGAAGGGTATTAATAGTTTATGTCCATGCAGATTTAGGATATAAATCGATTATAAAGTAAATGTACCCAAAATAACTACGGTGTCAACCTTCAGAcaagaataacaacaacaacagatctAGTGCCTTAGGTCCCGGCACTAGAGGTTTCTGCTTCCTTTTACATAAGCGGGAGAAACTCAAAAGACGTGTGAGGGCTCTGGGGGAAGAAGAAACTAGAAATTTTAACGGGGGTCGGGAGGACAAAGCCCCACACCCATGCTGTTATGTTTTGCTTGTCCTCGCATGCCTCCCGCTCCAGACCCTGAGTCCGGGCTTCGGGACATCCTTTTACTTTGGTTTCCCTGGAATTCAGCATTAATGTCTGACGATTTCTGtcgtttttttttgcttaaatcGTTAGCAGACTAATCTCAGTTCTGTGTAGAAATTGAGCTGTTGAAACCTTCACAGAGCAAACTTTCAAAGCTATTAAAGTACACTTAGACTCTGTCACTTTTCAAGGATGCCACACCAGTATATTTGGCTGAAAACTTACATGATATGTTTTATTTTCTCCAGAAAAGAAATGGCCTATCGTTACTCTGACTGAGGCTAATTTCATCCCTATTGTTCTTTTCCTTGTGAATAGAAAACTCTTCATTCGTAGGACGTTAGAATTTCCCAAGCAATTACCCTTCCAAACTTGGATAAAATCATCCAAGTATTATCCACATGAAGAAATCAAAAGCAGCTTGTGGTGATCTTaagaggttttatttgttttttttgaggGTAGATACAAAAAATTCATCACAATATAAGAGTCCTTTAATTAACTACATACATCTGAACTTTgacttataaaataaatatgaaatCATGCAAAAGCCTTAAACCATAGATGCTTAcagtttacatgagaaaacagcaaaaattaaGCCGTAGTTAATTACTGCTTAACATCAATACTGCAACAGTGCTGGATGATGCACTAGTGCTCCTCAGCAACAACAACCTTGTGTGCTCATTTTTCCTGAACAAGACTGtttgaaattaacattttcattcAGATAGAAGGCTGCAGGAAGCACCTGGATCTTGAAATCCTTACACAGAAGCTGGCCTAGAATGTAAAATGATAACTTATTATGATAAAACGACACAAGTGTTTTGGCATTTCTATATCTAGCAGGATTCTTGAAAGCACTACCCCCAAATAGACCTCTTCTGTCAGGCAGTTTTTTTGTGGAAACAAAAGAAGCCAGTATAAAAACTAAGATAGATTAACAGTTATTAAAAGTGATTTTCTGTACAaaagtattgttttgtttttttcgcaCTCCGTCAATTCCTTTTTCGTCTTTTCTTAGTAGATTTAatctaattaaaataaaactatgatagaaatattatttattataactTAAAATAGTTTCCTTCGTTTCCTTTccctttacttttcttttaactggtccTCCTAGATTAGCAATTGTTATTTTGCGGGCCAGTCTATAAATTGTAATCagtatttttattaaataaagttgaagctGAAGATAGCAACTCATTAATTTAATCTCTTCTCccactttctatttttcctttccttttcctttgtttatgtGATTTTTAAGCTAATCGAGTGCATAACAACCCCCTGCCATTTTTGCACTTTATCACTCAGAGGGCTGCAAATATCACGTTCACTTTCAAAAACTGGAATTCACTTGGGTTTATggctaagattaaaaaaaaatggcattgcAATTCAGGGAAACCTTCATTTGTTTTACTTCATTCCGTAAAGCCAGTCAGAGCTCACTGCGTTTTGTTTatgcacacacaaaaaaaaatcccacaAGAGAAGAGACTTTACCTTCGTTGTCATCATCTTTTCGTAGACCGACATTTATCGGACGAGTAAGATCTTCGCTTTGATGAgcaattttctgaaaaacaaaagaaaattgtctttaatttttcttttcttttattaattaaTCTGCGTTACGTACATTTTTTATATCCTTTtgaacaaatgaaaaaattgtttaagaAATCAATAGGCTCCTTCTTTTTGGGTCACCCAGAATTGACAAtccaaagtaataaaaaaataaaaatacaatcataattaaaaataaataataaaaaataataataataatggaaaatGAATCAGATTAAATGATGCTCTTCGAACACAGTTTAGATCCAACCATGTGATATTTACCTTTCCTGGTGCAGACATTTTGCTGAGTGTTTTCAGGTAATGCTTCACTCGAGAACGTTTGTGAGTACAATCACACTGTTGATTAAACGCCCTGTCTTGatgttttttatagtctttgaTGTTGTGTCAGGCCATAATCACGCGAGGTGCACATTAAACGGACTTTGTCAATATCCCTTCTATATTTAGTGTTGTACCTAGAACTTAACAACCGATTTTGCCATCTTTTTTGTTCACAGAAGTGGGTGAATTGTTATTCTTGTCATATGCTTGCATCTTCTAACTTTCATTAAGTCAAATCACGCGAAGGACACTATAAAAAGGTTTGAAACACGAGTCACAAGACAAGCGTTTCtttggatttcctttttatctCATGGTAAgacgaattattatttttttcatagctgttttcattgtttttgtataAAACCACGTTACAAAACACCCCTCTGTAACAGAGCCAGTGAACTGGCCCTACACAGTGGTTTAATTCATTCAGCTACCCAGTGATATTTAGTTTCCCGGGTACCTGGCGCGAATAGTCTGTTTCTACCCGGCTAAACTTTTTTCTTCCTAGGTCAATTTCAATTGTGACTACAAAACCAATGTATGTCTTTCTCTATATTTGCTTTAAAGAAACCAAAACTATAAAACATTAATACCACTGAGCTGAATGAAATCGGAGCCGGTACAGGTAATCAATCTCGCATAAAAAAGTGTAAACTTCTTACTCCTTCTCGCTAGAGCAATAAAAGGTTTTTcagtaaaaggttttcaaagatTTCATACCATTCATGATGTTAGACCTGCCACCCATTTTAGCCAGTTTTATGGGAGATGCAAAaccaagcaaaagaaaaaacaaccaaaaaacgGTGAAAACCAAACCAACTCAGTGACGTTTTCTCCGACACCCGGTGAAGATATAGATTCCACTGGGTCTCTTAGCATACAGAGGGACATGGATAAAACGCGAAaatcccgttttattttcgtgttgcGCTTTCACAGTTCCGTGGAACCGACTATCTCGGATCCTGGAACAGGCTGGTTCGCGACTGCCTACCGAAAGAagtttgtatgggagttgaAACGGGGTTTTGTGCATGATGGCGGCCCACCAGCCGTAAGTAGAGCTTCTTCCACCTGCAAGAAAGCAGACAGCTAACTTTAGCCTTCTTTTTGTGGCCATTAAAGTATTGAATTTCTTTTCGATTTACCATGTCTGACGTACAAAAACACACTTTATATTAATAGTTATTGAACAATAGTCTTCTTCCTGTGTTATCATTTAGAATATTAAAGTCCATGTTTAATTTAGTGACATTTCCTACCCCAACCCCTGCTTTTCGCAGTCTTCGCTGGCTGTCATTTATATCACCTTTCCCTTTGATTCTTACTAGCACATGAAAACCATATAGTGAAACAGACTGCAATCACCGCTTCTCcgacgcagaaaaaaaagaaagccgTTTCCTTTAATTCCTCGTGGGATGATTTTATTCGCCAGGTAAAACCTGAGTGTGAATAGTTAACGACTATAAGCATCTTTTTATTTGtaagataatttgttttcttctgaaGTGCGGCCGAattgagaattttcgaaaattagtTCGACAATGAGGTACCTTGCTGTTATGGTGTTGGACTATCTGGTAATTGTTTACTAATTATTCAcctcatattttaatttttaacaaacccCAAACCcaatattttctaatttttccaaagtttTAAACATGCCCCTCTAATTTctatacattaaaaacattcaaaAATCATCTTAAaagtctcaaaaaaaaatattgaatcaaggagtcattttttgattgaatgaaGTTTTGGCTAGAGATTTAAGAAAAAGggtggaacaaaacaaaaaacaatgctTCTAATCAGACTCTTTCCTTAAACCTGTTTGCTACAGTTTAAATGCAGAATTAGGTTATAAATCGATTATAAAGTAAGTGTACCCAAAATAAATATGGTGACAACCTTCAGACAAGTATAACAACGAGAACAGATCTCGGCCCAGGCCCCGGCACTAGAGGTTTCCGCTTCCTTTTACATAAGCGGGAGAAACTCAAAAGACGTGTCAGGGCTCTGGGGCAAAAAGAAACTAGAAATTTTAACGGGGGTCGGGAGGACAAAGCCCCTCACTCATGCTACTATGTTTTACTCGTCCTCGCATGTCTCCCGTCCCAGACCCTGAGTCCGTGTTTCGGTAGACATCACTTTACTTTGGTTTCGCTGGAATTCAGTATTAATGTCTGTCGATTtctgtcgttttttttttgtgcttaaaTTGTTAGCAGACTAATCTCAGTTCTGTGTAGAAATTGAGCTGTTGAAACCTTCACAGAGCAAACTTTCAAAGCTATTAAAGTACACTTAGACTCTGTCACTTTTCAAGGATGCCACACCAGTATATTTGGCTGAAAACTTACATGATATGCTTTATTTTCTGCAGAAAGGAAATGGCCTACCATTGCTCTGACTGAGGCTAATTTCATTCCTATTGTCCTTTTCCTTGTGAATAGAAAACGCTTCATTCGTAGGACGTTAGAATTTACCAAACAACTTCCCCTTCCAAACTTGGATAAAATCACCCAAGTATTATATACACGAAGAAATCAAAAGCAGCTTGTGTTGATCTTaagagtttttatttgttttttgacGTTAGATCTAAAATTTTCATACAATATAAGAGTCCCTTAATTAATTACATACATCTGAACTgtgacttaaaaaataaatattttcttttaattttcaatgcAAAAGCCTTACACCATAGATGCAGATGCTCAcagtttacatgagaaaacagcaaaaattaaGCCGTAATTAATTGCTGCTTAACATCAATACTGCAACAGTGCTGGATGATGCACTAGTGCTCCTCAGCAACAACAACCTTGTGTGCTCATTTTTCCTGAACAAGACTGAttgaaattaatattttcattCAGATAGAAGGCTGCAGGAAGAACCTGGATCTTGAAATCCTTACACAGAAGCTGGCCTAGAATgtaaaatgataatttattGTTATAAAACGACACACGAGTTTTGACATTTCTATATCTAGCAGGATTCTTGAAAGCACTACTCCCAAATAGACCTCTTCTTTCAGGCAGTTTTTTTGTGGAAACAAAAGAAGCCAATATAAAAACTTAGATAGATTAACAGTtattaaaagtgattttttaaaattttttttcactcagaGGGCTGCAAATTTCGCTAGgttcatttttaaaaactggcATTCACTAGGGTTTATGgttaaggttaaaaaaaaaaggcattgcaatttttttcagggaaaCCTTCATTTGTTTTACTTCATTCCGTGAAGCCAGTCAGAGCTCACTGCGTTGATTTGTTtatgtacaaaaaaataatcCCACAAGAGAAGAGACTTTACCTTCGTTGTCATCATCTTTTCGTAGACCGACATTTATCGGACGAGTAAGATCTTcgctttgagcaattttctgaaaaacaaaaaaatttgtctttaatttgtcttttgttttattaataaaTCTGCGTTACGTACATTTTGTATCCTTTtgaacaaatgaaaaaattatttaagaAAACAATAAGCACCTTCTTTTTGGGTTACCCAGAGGTGACAATCCaaagtaataaaagaataaaaatacaacataatgaaaaaataaataattcaaaaataataataatagtaatggaAAATGAATCAGATTGAATGATGCTCTTCGAACACAGTTTAGATCCAACTATGTGATATTTACCTTTCTTGGCGCAGACATTTTGCTGAGTGTTTTCGGGTAAAGCTTCACTCGAGAAGGTTTGTGAGTACAATCACACTGTTGATTAAACACCATGTCTTTATGTCTTTTATAGTCTTTGATGTTGTGTCAGGCCATAATCACGCGAGGTGCACATTAAATGGACTTTGTCAATACCCCTTCTAAATATAGTATGAAAAATAGTAGTAAAAACC encodes:
- the LOC140938372 gene encoding LOW QUALITY PROTEIN: trace amine-associated receptor 8a-like (The sequence of the model RefSeq protein was modified relative to this genomic sequence to represent the inferred CDS: deleted 1 base in 1 codon; substituted 1 base at 1 genomic stop codon), which produces MRDCSKRLINAKTRRLHSQFNWLLLFLAVADFGVGIVIIFLSSYASXWNQSTAATAFNKWMNIAAYWFLVHSSVANLCILTWDRYTAIVLPLKNITFIVVRRAGRIILLAWLIPLLIDIALPLFLGMFVSSSPTLSKVLRLTHGVSGFDILFSALLLYAVVRILAVVRKQSLQNSAMEELSNVSPNRSAVPSNDVSDNVALVVIVLLVASSAANPLVY